One region of Rhizoctonia solani chromosome 9, complete sequence genomic DNA includes:
- a CDS encoding NADH-ubiquinone oxidoreductase family protein: MSAAPAAPQVSVPHRYPPLPTKPIGGLSYMRKYAYAPEVLPLVGVVTFAVGMGLYFSADAAFKNDVTWQPRTQPWLQTPTNSVRWDGAGGVRETILKEYQAAKDKAKSLTQ; encoded by the exons ATGTCTGCTGCTCCTGCTGCCCCACAAGTTTCCGTTCCCCACCGCTACCCTCCTCTACCAACAAAGCCAATCGGTGGCCTCTCGTACATGCGCAAGTATGCTTATGCACCAGAA GTTCTGCCTTTGGTCGGCGTCGTGACTTTTGCCGTTGGCATGGGTCTGTACTTTAGCGCTGATGCAGCGTTCAA AAATGACGTGACATGGCAGCCAAGGACTCAGCCATGGTTGCAAACTCCCACCAATAGCGTGCGCTGGGACGGCGCTGGGGGAGTACGCGAGACCATACTGAAAGAGTACCAGGCCGCCAAAGACAAGGCGAAGAGCCTGACGCAATAG
- a CDS encoding proteophosphoglycan ppg4 has product MIIKTTAYSTLVGGAGASQPAFDDAANDLNALHAINKIEFNSGWVVDGIRVTYSTELGLERVKVHGTFNEAHVRDKVVTIAGIAAMGLHGHPNGRYDYGDCIQKIRFRITNSKTGSERHTEYFGAAEQLQNPQEFKWEGRLSSFAGIADNSLSQVGLKGLKFGQITGKVVLAESIPYGGGRSPELMGQEYNDLQSFGAELDFQKPIKSIEVWSGQVVDGLLVTYNLADGSTKDVMHGAGGGGKTKISLSPTERIVEVNGIYGVASPTTNWGTQIQLLTLKIHDSATGFYRHTASFGIPSQSDFVQETRKDLCVRGPLVGFAGVANNSANQEHHSALLALLVRSHTSLAALSAYASTASPPVAQALRGCIQAFAAADEGLRGYAVALEGWKEELKEVKRVEDELKAVVKDKDILVNRLIKASKQKIPTSSIQAGPAPIPHGSSPSSSSFSLPTSQPYSYTPTPHATQHINSKLAQAQRELQACETHLAGKEAELAEVRRSAIAEGMARRCRAMADAGHVWRETGEVGLSTLGELSNEDASAAPPQLPHYNPPRRTFSTHSSGSSSLAPSHSASQQRHSRSQSPFSPAYSHGSRSASPGPGTYHSINGGYQHSHPLPALPERNSWHVEDTPVRRPEPSRRPISLIDPPRAPALHRRPISSHELPPLPDEVRFDIPPPHSIGHDTNEFIPLGRPVSSTDHSGSGDRWADSSSDEGGGEYRVVENEGGVGRTWEDDVDPEILRAVERMGMVVPVKEERQRQEVLRFTCLLFALILMSLRNTPPTPPDTVSSSSPARLPDVKIIEATPQKTKGKGKKKTKRTKRDEEVGQSDQPVRRSERGVLGRADDDTVVLAPTPTASARVPEPAPKVISSETSTKAIPSQPSARAIHSDTVPRAVSPRPASPAPASPVVAPRIASPAPRAVSPSPRDAPPAPVPAHRVASPSPAPAPRVASPGPSHIKPTSPVLAPTSTLSAPAPVPASVPQPTMLQIAHAPVPAHELSRPLSPISPVSILRTSSSSAPPGDPRGNDVNPDTFPALRLAAGIQDSSSSLPPSSSSKPIANEVETLSPEGIFQTSQGVAIEEPQAPSTAYNTPRPPPSLLEAAETADSPVVLDDTPAPEVPKAPLLLEVPKAASVLGSPKEATPSLLDTPKAPSTVFETPRAPPSVLDTPKAALFSPALHPESVYQTPQAIPSDIPRVPQYETPGMVQPESPRSPKSPKAQLAKPSKPTDVPKSPKAEQTGLITPMATGGSHSKSHMVASASEPLGQDRPKTKSTSKRRTVSGDDTPARKKTTKKKGHSRQTSAVESVRPSVQPRQPSAEERADLAAMLRDSDGSAPHVRFPPPSAPAASPGGTMFVASAPPPRSQPGALYLPSNGGAGGGGTTRSDVGPARGNHFDVAPSPIASALVATGLDPSSDDDHRPGNLVTVTNVNPRLVAVDNTAPGSPKRNALGRKLTKADKGQTLRVGPPPESPTRTRKPSITEEQIVPAKAKKAKSRSVDGGGLMAIVEGPGLVLPSELAARRTDSPGPGPRAESPAPVRPHTLAVPPATAVSPATTASPRPVRATSPMPLKSALRNRTPSPLPPARDAPSQPALAVPPTNAPAQSPRNSIAESIYETGEEDFDSATEGDDDRSDVTASGPSKPTSIPVPASTQVVHSPGAALAAFKDGLQASTSGGSVSTAGPKSANSTRKSVRINPAPPQMSATPTATPGLNSTRSHLGRPRSTRPALPLLAHGRAESGGDGKIAATNRSTRNMSVFEAHWRRARNIWSYE; this is encoded by the exons ATGATCATTAAGACCACCGCTTACTCTACTTTGGTTGGGGGAGCCGGAGCTTCACAACCAGCCTTTGACGACGCTGCGAATGACCTCAACGCACTTCATGCCATCAACAAAATCGAGTTCAACTCTGGTTGGGTCGTTGACGGAATCAG GGTCACATACAGCACAGAGCTAGGACTTGAACGCGTGAAAGTTCATGGAACCTTCAACGAGGCTCACGTACGAGACAAGGTTGTGACAATCGCAGGCAT TGCCGCGATGGGCTTGCATGGTCATCCAAACGGCCGATACGACTACGGTGATTGCATCCAGAAAATACGCTTCCGCATTACCAACTCGAAAACAGGGAGCGAGCGTCACACTG AGTACTTTGGAGCCGCTGAACAGCTCCAAAATCCCCAGGAGTTCAAGTGGGAAGGACGTCTCTCCTCCTTTGCTGGCATCGCGGACAACAGCCTCAGCCAAGTAGGCCTCAAAGGATTGAAGTTTGGTCAAATCACCGGCAAGGTCGTTTTGGCTGAATCTATTCCCTATGGGGGTGGCCGCAGCCCCGAGCTCATGGGACAAGAGTACAATGACCTACAAAGTT TCGGTGCAGAGCTTGACTTCCAGAAACCTATCAAATCTATCGAGGTCTGGTCGGGCCAAGTTGTCGATGGCCTTCT TGTGACATACAACCTGGCGGATGGTAGCACCAAGGATGTGATGCATGGTGCTGGGGGCGGAGGAAAGACTAAAATTTCTCTCTCTC CCACAGAGCGCATTGTTG AGGTTAATGGAATCTACGGTGTTGCATCTCCTACCACCAACTGGGGCACTCAGATTCAGCTTTTGACCTTGAAGATCCACGATTCTGCTACTGGCTTTTACCGCCATACGG CCTCTTTCGGCATTCCTAGTCAGAGtgactttgtccaagaaaCTCGCAAGGATCTCTGCGTCCGTGGACCTCTCGTCGGGTTTGCAGGAGTTGCTAATAATAGTGCCAACCAGG AGCACCATTCGGCGTTGCTTGCCTTGCTTGTGCGTTCTCACACGTCTTTGGCTGCTCTTTCTGCCTATGCGAGCACTGCTTCGCCCCCTgttgcccaggcccttagag GATGTATACAGGCGTTTGCTGCTGCCGACGAGGGACTGCGCGGGTACGCTGTGGCCTTGGAAGGGTGGAAGGAAGAGTTGAAAGAGGTCAAGCGCGTGGAAgacgaactcaaggcagtCGTCAAGGATAAAGACATTTT AGTAAACCGCCTCATCAAAGCAAGCAAGCAAAAGATCCCAACATCTTCCATACAGGCTGGCCCCGCTCCCATACCTCACGGATCCTCACCCTCTTCATCGTCCTTTTCCCTCCCCACGTCTCAACCATACAGTTACACACCCACTCCCCACGCAACGCAACACATCAATTCGAAATTGGCCCAGGCTCAGAGAGAGTTGCAGGCATGTGAAACACACTTGGCAGGCAAGGAAGCCGAGCTCGCCGAGGTGAGACGCAGTGCCATTGCAGAGGGAATGGCCAGGCGATGTCGAGCCATGGCGGATGCGGGACATGTTTGGCGTGAGACAGGCGAGGTGGGATTGAGCACATTGGGAGAGCTTAGTAATGAGGACGCGAGTG CCGCTCCACCTCAACTCCCGCACTATAACCCACCACGCCGCACATTCTCCACTCATTCTTCCGGTTCATCATCCTTAGCCCCATCACACTCGGCATCTCAACAACGACACTCGCGCTCTCAGTCCCCGTTCTCCCCAGCCTACTCACATGGCAGTCGTTCCGCATCACCCGGTCCGGGGACATACCACTCCATCAACGGAGGATACCAACACTCTCACCCACTCCCCGCTCTACCCGAACGCAACTCGTGGCACGTAGAAGACACACCTGTCCGACGACCCGAACCGAGTCGAAGACCCATTAGCCTGATTGATCCTCCCAGAGCACCGGCACTACACCGTCGACCCATCTCGTCACACGAACTCCCCCCGCTGCCGGACGAAGTCCGATTCGATATCCCGCCTCCGCATTCGATCGGACACGATACTAACGAATTCATCCCCCTCGGCCGGCCCGTTTCGTCTACTGACCATTCTGGATCCGGAGACCGATGGGCCGACTCGAGTTCGGACGAAGGTGGAGGAGAATACCGAGTGGTGGAGAATGAGGGAGGTGTAGGCAGGACATGGGAAGATGATGTCGATCCGGAGATTTTGAGAGCTGTTGAACGGATGGGGATGGTTGTTCCCGTCAAGGAGGAGAGGCAGAGACAAGAGGTGCTGCGTTTTACTTGCTTACTCTTTGCGTTGATTCTAATGAGT CTTCGGAATACCCCGCCTACCCCGCCTGATACGGTTTCGTCCTCGAGTCCGGCTAGGTTGCCAGATGTGAAGATTATCGAGGCTACACCGCAAAAGACcaagggaaagggaaagaaaaagacCAAGCGGACCAAGAGGGACGAGGAGGTTGGGCAGAGTGATCAGCCAGTGAGGCGGAGCGAGCGCGGCGTACTTGGGCGGGCCGACGACGATACGGTTGTACTGGCTCCCACGCCAACTGCGAGTGCACGTGTGCCCGAGCCTGCTCCCAAGGTTATTTCGAGCGAAACTAGCACCAAGGCTATTCCTAGCCAGCCCAGCGCCAGGGCTATTCATAGCGACACCGTTCCCAGAGCTGTTTCTCCTAGGCCCGCTTCGCCCGCTCCCGCTTCACCCGTCGTGGCTCCCAGGATTGCTTCACCTGCTCCCAGGGCTGTTTCGCCTTCTCCCAGGGATGCTCCACCTGCCCCGGTTCCTGCCCACAGAGTCGCTTCTCCCTCGCCCGCACCTGCTCCTCGAGTCGCGTCGCCCGGGCCATCGCATATAAAGCCCACCTCTCCTGTTCTCGCCCCCACGTCAACTCTCTCGGCCCCCGCTCCTGTTCCTGCGTCAGTTCCCCAGCCTACGATGCTCCAGATCGCCCATGCACCCGTGCCCGCACACGAGCTCTCTCGTCCTCTGAGCCCCATCTCGCCCGTGTCTATTCTCAggacatcatcatcatcggcGCCACCCGGCGACCCGCGCGGCAATGACGTCAATCCGGACACATTCCCAGCATTGCGCTTGGCTGCCGGGATCCAagattcatcatcatcattaCCACCATCATCCTCATCGAAACCAATCGCGAACGAGGTCGAGACTCTCTCGCCAGAGGGTATATTCCAGACCAGCCAAGGGGTTGCGATCGAagagccacaagcgccctcGACTGCGTACAACACGCCTAGACCACCGCCGAGTTTACTGGAAGCGGCCGAAACGGCTGATTCCCCCGTTGTATTAGACGACACCCCGGCCCCCGAGGTTCCAAAAGCGCCCTTACTTCTCGAGGTACCAAAAGCGGCTTCTGTCCTGGGTTCGCCAAAAGAAGCGACTCCATCACTGCTCGACACGCCAAAAGCTCCCTCGACCGTGTTCGAAACTCCGAGAGCTCCACCGAGCGTGTTGGACACGCCCAAGGCCGCCTTGTTTTCCCCGGCTCTGCATCCTGAAAGCGTGTACCAGACACCGCAGGCTATTCCGTCGGATATCCCCCGCGTACCGCAGTACGAGACGCCCGGGATGGTACAACCCGAGAGTCCTCGGTCGCCCAAATCGCCCAAAGCGCAACTTGCCAAGCCGTCCAAACCCACCGACGTTCCGAAATCTCCCAAGGCTGAGCAGACGGGATTGATTACCCCCATGGCCACTGGCGGCTCTCATTCGAAATCGCACATGGTCGCGTCGGCGTCGGAGCCTCTTGGGCAAGACCGTCCGAAGACCAAGTCGACGTCCAAGCGACGGACCGTGAGCGGGGACGACACCCCAGCTCGGAAAAAGACGACCAAGAAAAAGGGACATTCGCGCCAGACGAGCGCGGTTGAATCGGTTCGGCCCAGTGTCCAGCCTCGTCAGCCGAGTGCGGAGGAACGTGCGGATTTGGCTGCCATGTTGCGTGATTCGGACGGGAGCGCGCCGCATGTGCGGTTCCCACCTCCGTCTGCCCCCGCTGCTTCTCCGGGTGGGACTATGTTTGTGGCTAGTGCTCCGCCACCTCGATCTCAACCTGGTGCACTCTATCTTCCCTCGAACGGCGGCGCCGGCGGCGGGGGGACGACGCGATCGGATGTCGGACCTGCGAGGGGCAACCATTTCGATGTTGCTCCGTCCCCCATTGCTTCTGCCCTGGTCGCAACCGGTCTGGATCC CTCGTCCGACGACGATCATCGCCCCGGTAACCTCGTCACTGTGACCAACGTCAATCCTCGTTTGGTAGCTGTCGACAATACCGCCCCCGGGTCTCCAAAGCGTAACGCGCTGGGACGCAAGTTGACCAAGGCCGACAAGGGACAGACGTTACGAGTGGGTCCGCCCCCCGAGTCGCCTACGCGGACAAGAAAACCGTCGATCACCGAGGAGCAGATTGTCCCCGCCAAAGCCAAGAAAGCCAAGTCCCGCTCGGTCGACGGTGGAGGA TTGATGGCGATCGTCGAGGGACCAGGGCTTGTCTTGCCTTCTGAACTTGCTGCTCGACGAACTGATTCACCTGGTCCTGGCCCTCGAGCCGAGTCTCCTGCACCTGTTCGGCCTCATACTTTGGCGGTTCCTCCTGCTACGGCTGTGTCCCCCGCTACGACTGCTTCTCCTAGGCCCGTTCGAGCGACTTCACCTATGCCTTTGAAGAGTGCCCTACGTAATAGGACGCCTTCGCCGTTACCTCCCGCAAGGGATGCTCCATCTCAGCCTGCTTTGGCTGTCCCCCCTACCAACGCCCCTGCTCAATCTCCCCGCAATAGTATCGCTGAATCCATTTACGAGACGGGCGAAGAGGACTTTGATTCTGCGACCGAGGGCGATGATGATAGGAGCGATGTCACCGCATCTGGACCTTCCAAACCTACCAGCATCCCAGTCCCCGCCTCCACCCAGGTCGTTCATTCTCCCGGTGCCGCACTTGCCGCATTCAAGGACGGTCTCCAAGCATCTACCTCTGGAGGATCTGTATCTACCGCCGGTCCTAAATCTGCCAACAGCACCCGTAAGAGCGTCCGCATCAATCCTGCCCCGCCTCAAATGAGCGCTACCCCAACTGCCACGCCCGGTCTGAACTCGACGAGGAGCCATCTTGGACGCCCAAGGAGCACAAGGCCAGCACTTCCTCTTCTGGCGCATGGGCGAGCCGAATCGGGAGGGGATGGGAAGATAGCAGCGACGAATCGATCGACGAGGAATATGAGCGTGTTCGAAGCGCACTGGCGACGAGCTCGAAACATATGGAGCTATGAATAG
- a CDS encoding pectate lyase: protein MYVLATLVTITLASQGALAATAFGWATGTTGGAGGVEAIPSSPQQLKQWLEDSTPRVIILDKTYDFTDTEGSATGPGCKPWSCSPNVQFALNGPDWCASTPTKATFTYKVAPTVPIQLGSNKTLRGKGSAGWIKGKGLRILGATNIIIQNVRFSDMNQQYVWGGDALTLHGGSKIWIDHNYFKDVGRQFIVSGFNPTTQVTISNNYFDGRATYTPFCDGYHYWGTYFLGKGDTMTFAYNYVYHASGRAPKVGGTDGLAQTVHMYNNYFHDISGHALDAAVGSRVLFEGNYIESVKTPTLGDPKGALFAPTSASMNAQCASAIGRNCVSNTLVSSGSLINAANSGVLGDFKQSFVTSNKVMDASAVKSYVLANAGLGKI from the exons aTGTATGTACTTGCGACTTTGGTAACTATCACTCTTGCTTCCCAAGGCGCTCTGGCTGCGACTGCTTTTGGTTGGGCGACAGGCACCACAGGTGGTGCGGGAGGAGTGGAAGCTATTCCCTCTTCTCCACAGCAACTGAAGCAATG GCTCGAAGACAGCACCCCTCGAGTGATAATTCTCGACAAGACATATGACTTTACCGACACAGAA GGTTCCGCTACTGGGCCGGGGTGCAAACCATGGAGCTGCTCCCCCAACGTTCAATTTGCCTTGAATGGGCCTGATTGGTGCGCTTCAACTCCCACCAAG GCCACCTTTACCTATAAGGTCGCGCCCACCGTTCCTATCCAACTTGGGTCTAATAAGACTCTCCGCGGTAAAGGAAGTGCAGGCTGGAT caaaggaaaaggtcttAGGATCTTAGGTGCCACTAACATTATCATTCAAAATGTTCGCTTCTCGGACATGAATCAGCAATATGTGTGGGGAGGTGACGCGCTCACGCTTCATGGCGGAAGTAAAATATGG ATTGACCATAACTAT TTTAAAGACGTTGGCCGGCAGTTCATTGTTTCG GGGTTCAACCCCACGACTCAAGTTACTATCTCTAACAACTATTTCGATGGAAGAGC CACATATAC CCCGTTTTGCGATG GATATCATTACTGGGGGACTTATTTCCTTGGAAAAGGCGACACTATGACCTTTGCATACAACTA CGTTTACCACGCATC GGGTCGCGCTCCCAAGGTGGGAGGCACCGATGGCCTTGCGC AAACTGTTCATATGTACAACAA CTACTTCCACGACATTAGCGGGCATGCCCTGGATGCAGCAGTTGGATCCCGCGTCTTGTTTGAGGGCAATTATATCGAATCG GTAAAAACTCCCACATTGGGGGATCCTAAAGGCGCCTTGTTTGCTCCTACATCTGCGTCAATGAACGCTCAATGCGCGAGCGCTATTGGTCGCAACTGTGTGTCCAACACCCT GGTCTCGTCGGGCAGCCTTATAAATGCTGCCAACTCGGGAGTACTGGGTGACTTCAAGCAG TCTTTCGTCACATCAAACAAAGTGATGGATGCCTCCGCAGTCAAGAGTTACGTTCTCGCGAACGCAGGGCTAGGAAAAATATAG